A single region of the Syngnathus acus chromosome 6, fSynAcu1.2, whole genome shotgun sequence genome encodes:
- the znf710a gene encoding zinc finger protein 710a isoform X1 — MRSLKQLKHHSENNVDQEIGRTPRPYPKLSRGQMDAGTQTEPVVVLSLAQAAVLGLISQNEIFGATIAPNGFYTGESKEGPPLATEYHECADQLIGANGDYLPEPAGDPASRLSAGERRRPCPRGAKRPRSDGEPAASPHARVKGELIESETSPDCVDVSDGSCARAMRGDPKSSVKEPACGNGPSCVREASLPQEQSVDGEEEDSLVGEEPEEEALNLKTGGGSGKDDPYLEANQAPFQSAYEESGQAALWSDPEGLARRMQMDRLDINVQIDESYCVDVGEGLKRWKCRMCDKSYTSKYNLVTHILGHNGIKPHECSRCGKLFKQPSHLQTHLLTHQGTRPHKCAVCDKAFTQTSHLKRHMLQHTDVKPYSCRFCARGFAYPSELRTHEGKHQNGQCHACRRCGVDFPTYGHLKRHLGSHQGPAASAAAYQCGQCHKSFAYRSQLQNHSMKHQNVRPYVCPECGVEFVQIHHLRQHALTHKGTKEFKCEVCSREFTLSANLKRHMLIHASVRPFQCHVCFKTFVQKQTLKTHMIVHLPVKPFKCKVCAKSFNRMYNLLGHMHLHAGSKPFKCPYCSSKFNLKGNLSRHMKVKHGIADGIAAEGRGTPLSWAKSGLGPGPGPPRDTEGREDYEEGRFDFGEPENRADGTDAADTPKLSPLDYYGTYGTGAGRCGNA; from the exons ATGAGATCGCTCAAACAGCTCAAGCATCACTCCGAGAACAATGTG GACCAGGAGATTGGGCGCACGCCGCGGCCGTACCCAAAGCTAAGCCGAGGCCAAATGGACGCCGGCACGCAGACGGAACCCGTGGTGGTTCTATCGTTGGCTCAGGCCGCCGTTCTCGGACTCATCtcccaaaatgaaattttcgGCGCCACCATCGCTCCAAACGGCTTTTACACGGGAGAGTCCAAAGAGGGCCCGCCTCTGGCCACGGAGTACCACGAGTGCGCCGACCAGCTGATCGGGGCCAACGGGGACTACCTACCCGAGCCCGCCGGGGATCCGGCCTCTCGGCTCAGCGCCGGCGAGAGGAGACGGCCGTGTCCTCGCGGAGCCAAGAGACCCAGGAGCGACGGGGAGCCGGCGGCCAGCCCACACGCTCGGGTGAAAGGCGAACTCATCGAGTCGGAGACGTCTCCCGATTGCGTCGACGTGAGCGACGGCTCGTGTGCCCGCGCCATGCGAGGGGATCCGAAAAGCTCTGTGAAAGAGCCAGCCTGCGGCAACGGTCCTTCGTGCGTCCGAGAAGCGTCCCTGCCGCAAGAGCAGAGCGTGGACGGGGAGGAAGAGGACTCGCTGGTGGGGGAGGAACCCGAGGAGGAGGCCCTCAATCTAAAGACTGGCGGAGGGAGCGGCAAAGACGACCCGTATTTGGAAGCCAACCAGGCGCCCTTCCAGTCTGCCTACGAGGAAAGCGGCCAGGCGGCGCTGTGGTCGGACCCCGAGGGTCTGGCCAGGCGAATGCAAATGGACCGCCTGGACATCAACGTGCAGATCGACGAGTCTTACTGCGTGGACGTGGGCGAGGGCCTGAAACGCTGGAAGTGCCGAATGTGCGACAAGTCGTACACGTCCAAATACAACCTGGTCACGCACATCCTGGGCCACAACGGGATCAAGCCCCACGAGTGCAGCCGCTGCGGCAAACTCTTCAAGCAGCCCAGCCACCTGCAAACCCACCTGCTGACCCACCAGGGCACCCGGCCCCACAAGTGCGCCGTCTGCGACAAGGCCTTCACCCAGACCAGCCACCTGAAGCGCCACATGCTGCAGCACACCGACGTCAAGCCCTACAGCTGCCGCTTCTGCGCCCGCGGCTTCGCCTACCCCAGTGAGCTGAGGACCCACGAGGGCAAGCACCAGAACGGCCAGTGCCACGCGTGTCGCCGCTGTGGCGTGGACTTCCCCACCTACGGGCACCTGAAGCGCCACCTGGGCAGCCACCAGGGTCCCGCCGCCAGTGCCGCCGCCTACCAGTGCGGCCAGTGCCACAAGTCCTTTGCCTACCGCAGCCAGCTACAGAACCACTCCATGAAGCATCAGAACGTGCGGCCCTACGTTTGCCCCGAGTGCGGCGTGGAGTTTGTCCAGATCCACCACCTGCGGCAACACGCCCTCACGCACAAG GGAACCAAAGAATTCAAGTGTGAAGTCTGCTCCAGAGAGTTCACCCTGTCCGccaacctgaagagacacatGTTGATCCATGCTAGCGTCAGACCCTTCCAGTGCCACGTGTGCTTCAAGACCTTTGTCCAGAAGCAGACCCTCAAGACACACATGATTGTCCACTTGCCCGTCAAGCCCTTCAAGTGCAAG GTGTGCGCCAAGTCCTTCAACCGAATGTACAACCTCCTGGGCCACATGCACCTCCACGCCGGCAGCAAGCCTTTCAAGTGCCCTTACTGCAGCAGCAAATTCAACCTGAAGGGCAACCTCAGCCGACACATGAAGGTCAAGCACGGCATCGCCGACGGCATCGCCGCCGAGGGCCGAGGTACGCCGCTCTCTTGGGCAAAGTCGGGGCTGGGCCCGGGCCCAG GGCCGCCCCGAGACACAGAAGGCCGGGAGGACTACGAGGAGGGGAGATTTGACTTTGGCGAGCCAGAGAACCGGGCAGATGGCACCGACGCAGCGGACACTCCCAAACTCTCCCCACTGGACTACTACGGCACCTACGGCACGGGAGCGGGGCGCTGCGGCAACGCGTGA
- the znf710a gene encoding zinc finger protein 710a isoform X3, giving the protein MDAGTQTEPVVVLSLAQAAVLGLISQNEIFGATIAPNGFYTGESKEGPPLATEYHECADQLIGANGDYLPEPAGDPASRLSAGERRRPCPRGAKRPRSDGEPAASPHARVKGELIESETSPDCVDVSDGSCARAMRGDPKSSVKEPACGNGPSCVREASLPQEQSVDGEEEDSLVGEEPEEEALNLKTGGGSGKDDPYLEANQAPFQSAYEESGQAALWSDPEGLARRMQMDRLDINVQIDESYCVDVGEGLKRWKCRMCDKSYTSKYNLVTHILGHNGIKPHECSRCGKLFKQPSHLQTHLLTHQGTRPHKCAVCDKAFTQTSHLKRHMLQHTDVKPYSCRFCARGFAYPSELRTHEGKHQNGQCHACRRCGVDFPTYGHLKRHLGSHQGPAASAAAYQCGQCHKSFAYRSQLQNHSMKHQNVRPYVCPECGVEFVQIHHLRQHALTHKGTKEFKCEVCSREFTLSANLKRHMLIHASVRPFQCHVCFKTFVQKQTLKTHMIVHLPVKPFKCKVCAKSFNRMYNLLGHMHLHAGSKPFKCPYCSSKFNLKGNLSRHMKVKHGIADGIAAEGRGTPLSWAKSGLGPGPGPPRDTEGREDYEEGRFDFGEPENRADGTDAADTPKLSPLDYYGTYGTGAGRCGNA; this is encoded by the exons ATGGACGCCGGCACGCAGACGGAACCCGTGGTGGTTCTATCGTTGGCTCAGGCCGCCGTTCTCGGACTCATCtcccaaaatgaaattttcgGCGCCACCATCGCTCCAAACGGCTTTTACACGGGAGAGTCCAAAGAGGGCCCGCCTCTGGCCACGGAGTACCACGAGTGCGCCGACCAGCTGATCGGGGCCAACGGGGACTACCTACCCGAGCCCGCCGGGGATCCGGCCTCTCGGCTCAGCGCCGGCGAGAGGAGACGGCCGTGTCCTCGCGGAGCCAAGAGACCCAGGAGCGACGGGGAGCCGGCGGCCAGCCCACACGCTCGGGTGAAAGGCGAACTCATCGAGTCGGAGACGTCTCCCGATTGCGTCGACGTGAGCGACGGCTCGTGTGCCCGCGCCATGCGAGGGGATCCGAAAAGCTCTGTGAAAGAGCCAGCCTGCGGCAACGGTCCTTCGTGCGTCCGAGAAGCGTCCCTGCCGCAAGAGCAGAGCGTGGACGGGGAGGAAGAGGACTCGCTGGTGGGGGAGGAACCCGAGGAGGAGGCCCTCAATCTAAAGACTGGCGGAGGGAGCGGCAAAGACGACCCGTATTTGGAAGCCAACCAGGCGCCCTTCCAGTCTGCCTACGAGGAAAGCGGCCAGGCGGCGCTGTGGTCGGACCCCGAGGGTCTGGCCAGGCGAATGCAAATGGACCGCCTGGACATCAACGTGCAGATCGACGAGTCTTACTGCGTGGACGTGGGCGAGGGCCTGAAACGCTGGAAGTGCCGAATGTGCGACAAGTCGTACACGTCCAAATACAACCTGGTCACGCACATCCTGGGCCACAACGGGATCAAGCCCCACGAGTGCAGCCGCTGCGGCAAACTCTTCAAGCAGCCCAGCCACCTGCAAACCCACCTGCTGACCCACCAGGGCACCCGGCCCCACAAGTGCGCCGTCTGCGACAAGGCCTTCACCCAGACCAGCCACCTGAAGCGCCACATGCTGCAGCACACCGACGTCAAGCCCTACAGCTGCCGCTTCTGCGCCCGCGGCTTCGCCTACCCCAGTGAGCTGAGGACCCACGAGGGCAAGCACCAGAACGGCCAGTGCCACGCGTGTCGCCGCTGTGGCGTGGACTTCCCCACCTACGGGCACCTGAAGCGCCACCTGGGCAGCCACCAGGGTCCCGCCGCCAGTGCCGCCGCCTACCAGTGCGGCCAGTGCCACAAGTCCTTTGCCTACCGCAGCCAGCTACAGAACCACTCCATGAAGCATCAGAACGTGCGGCCCTACGTTTGCCCCGAGTGCGGCGTGGAGTTTGTCCAGATCCACCACCTGCGGCAACACGCCCTCACGCACAAG GGAACCAAAGAATTCAAGTGTGAAGTCTGCTCCAGAGAGTTCACCCTGTCCGccaacctgaagagacacatGTTGATCCATGCTAGCGTCAGACCCTTCCAGTGCCACGTGTGCTTCAAGACCTTTGTCCAGAAGCAGACCCTCAAGACACACATGATTGTCCACTTGCCCGTCAAGCCCTTCAAGTGCAAG GTGTGCGCCAAGTCCTTCAACCGAATGTACAACCTCCTGGGCCACATGCACCTCCACGCCGGCAGCAAGCCTTTCAAGTGCCCTTACTGCAGCAGCAAATTCAACCTGAAGGGCAACCTCAGCCGACACATGAAGGTCAAGCACGGCATCGCCGACGGCATCGCCGCCGAGGGCCGAGGTACGCCGCTCTCTTGGGCAAAGTCGGGGCTGGGCCCGGGCCCAG GGCCGCCCCGAGACACAGAAGGCCGGGAGGACTACGAGGAGGGGAGATTTGACTTTGGCGAGCCAGAGAACCGGGCAGATGGCACCGACGCAGCGGACACTCCCAAACTCTCCCCACTGGACTACTACGGCACCTACGGCACGGGAGCGGGGCGCTGCGGCAACGCGTGA
- the znf710a gene encoding zinc finger protein 710a isoform X2, whose product MRSLKQLKHHSENNVDQEIGRTPRPYPKLSRGQMDAGTQTEPVVVLSLAQAAVLGLISQNEIFGATIAPNGFYTGESKEGPPLATEYHECADQLIGANGDYLPEPAGDPASRLSAGERRRPCPRGAKRPRSDGEPAASPHARVKGELIESETSPDCVDVSDGSCARAMRGDPKSSVKEPACGNGPSCVREASLPQEQSVDGEEEDSLVGEEPEEEALNLKTGGGSGKDDPYLEANQAPFQSAYEESGQAALWSDPEGLARRMQMDRLDINVQIDESYCVDVGEGLKRWKCRMCDKSYTSKYNLVTHILGHNGIKPHECSRCGKLFKQPSHLQTHLLTHQGTRPHKCAVCDKAFTQTSHLKRHMLQHTDVKPYSCRFCARGFAYPSELRTHEGKHQNGQCHACRRCGVDFPTYGHLKRHLGSHQGPAASAAAYQCGQCHKSFAYRSQLQNHSMKHQNVRPYVCPECGVEFVQIHHLRQHALTHKGTKEFKCEVCSREFTLSANLKRHMLIHASVRPFQCHVCFKTFVQKQTLKTHMIVHLPVKPFKCKVCAKSFNRMYNLLGHMHLHAGSKPFKCPYCSSKFNLKGNLSRHMKVKHGIADGIAAEGRGPPRDTEGREDYEEGRFDFGEPENRADGTDAADTPKLSPLDYYGTYGTGAGRCGNA is encoded by the exons ATGAGATCGCTCAAACAGCTCAAGCATCACTCCGAGAACAATGTG GACCAGGAGATTGGGCGCACGCCGCGGCCGTACCCAAAGCTAAGCCGAGGCCAAATGGACGCCGGCACGCAGACGGAACCCGTGGTGGTTCTATCGTTGGCTCAGGCCGCCGTTCTCGGACTCATCtcccaaaatgaaattttcgGCGCCACCATCGCTCCAAACGGCTTTTACACGGGAGAGTCCAAAGAGGGCCCGCCTCTGGCCACGGAGTACCACGAGTGCGCCGACCAGCTGATCGGGGCCAACGGGGACTACCTACCCGAGCCCGCCGGGGATCCGGCCTCTCGGCTCAGCGCCGGCGAGAGGAGACGGCCGTGTCCTCGCGGAGCCAAGAGACCCAGGAGCGACGGGGAGCCGGCGGCCAGCCCACACGCTCGGGTGAAAGGCGAACTCATCGAGTCGGAGACGTCTCCCGATTGCGTCGACGTGAGCGACGGCTCGTGTGCCCGCGCCATGCGAGGGGATCCGAAAAGCTCTGTGAAAGAGCCAGCCTGCGGCAACGGTCCTTCGTGCGTCCGAGAAGCGTCCCTGCCGCAAGAGCAGAGCGTGGACGGGGAGGAAGAGGACTCGCTGGTGGGGGAGGAACCCGAGGAGGAGGCCCTCAATCTAAAGACTGGCGGAGGGAGCGGCAAAGACGACCCGTATTTGGAAGCCAACCAGGCGCCCTTCCAGTCTGCCTACGAGGAAAGCGGCCAGGCGGCGCTGTGGTCGGACCCCGAGGGTCTGGCCAGGCGAATGCAAATGGACCGCCTGGACATCAACGTGCAGATCGACGAGTCTTACTGCGTGGACGTGGGCGAGGGCCTGAAACGCTGGAAGTGCCGAATGTGCGACAAGTCGTACACGTCCAAATACAACCTGGTCACGCACATCCTGGGCCACAACGGGATCAAGCCCCACGAGTGCAGCCGCTGCGGCAAACTCTTCAAGCAGCCCAGCCACCTGCAAACCCACCTGCTGACCCACCAGGGCACCCGGCCCCACAAGTGCGCCGTCTGCGACAAGGCCTTCACCCAGACCAGCCACCTGAAGCGCCACATGCTGCAGCACACCGACGTCAAGCCCTACAGCTGCCGCTTCTGCGCCCGCGGCTTCGCCTACCCCAGTGAGCTGAGGACCCACGAGGGCAAGCACCAGAACGGCCAGTGCCACGCGTGTCGCCGCTGTGGCGTGGACTTCCCCACCTACGGGCACCTGAAGCGCCACCTGGGCAGCCACCAGGGTCCCGCCGCCAGTGCCGCCGCCTACCAGTGCGGCCAGTGCCACAAGTCCTTTGCCTACCGCAGCCAGCTACAGAACCACTCCATGAAGCATCAGAACGTGCGGCCCTACGTTTGCCCCGAGTGCGGCGTGGAGTTTGTCCAGATCCACCACCTGCGGCAACACGCCCTCACGCACAAG GGAACCAAAGAATTCAAGTGTGAAGTCTGCTCCAGAGAGTTCACCCTGTCCGccaacctgaagagacacatGTTGATCCATGCTAGCGTCAGACCCTTCCAGTGCCACGTGTGCTTCAAGACCTTTGTCCAGAAGCAGACCCTCAAGACACACATGATTGTCCACTTGCCCGTCAAGCCCTTCAAGTGCAAG GTGTGCGCCAAGTCCTTCAACCGAATGTACAACCTCCTGGGCCACATGCACCTCCACGCCGGCAGCAAGCCTTTCAAGTGCCCTTACTGCAGCAGCAAATTCAACCTGAAGGGCAACCTCAGCCGACACATGAAGGTCAAGCACGGCATCGCCGACGGCATCGCCGCCGAGGGCCGAG GGCCGCCCCGAGACACAGAAGGCCGGGAGGACTACGAGGAGGGGAGATTTGACTTTGGCGAGCCAGAGAACCGGGCAGATGGCACCGACGCAGCGGACACTCCCAAACTCTCCCCACTGGACTACTACGGCACCTACGGCACGGGAGCGGGGCGCTGCGGCAACGCGTGA